The genome window GCGTATGTTTTTACGTTGGGGTGATGCAAAAGGCTTTAAAGTTGAAGTGTTAGAAGAAACTGATGGTGATGTCGCTGGTATTAAAGGCTGTACTATTAAGTTTTCAGGTGAGTATGCCTATGGTTGGTTACGTACCGAAACAGGTGTACATAGATTAGTGCGAAAGTCACCGTTTGATTCCAGTGGTAAGCGTCATACGTCATTTGCCTCTGCCTTTGTTTACCCAGAGATAGACGATGATATTGAAATTGATATCAATCCAGCTGATTTACGTATTGATACGTTTAGAGCATCTGGCGCCGGTGGGCAGCATGTTAATAAAACCGACTCGGCGATTCGTATTACCCATGTTCCTACTAATGCGGTGGTGAGTTGTCAAGCCGACCGCTCGCAACATAAAAACAGAGCTACGGCAATGAAGCTGTTAAAAGCTAAATTGTATGAGCTTGAAATACAAAAACAAAACGCTGATAAACAAACCTTAGAAGATGGCAAATCAGATATAGGGTGGGGCAGTCAAATTCGTTCCTACGTGCTTGATGATAGCCGCATTAAAGATTTACGAACTGGGGTTGAGTCGCGTAATACGCAATCGGTACTCGACGGCAGCTTAGATCAATTTATTGAAGCCAGCTTAAAATTTGGCCTGTAAGAACAAATTAAGAATTTACGTAATACTGAGAAATTAAAATGACAGAACAAGCTAAAGACGAAAACAAATTAATCGCTGAACGTCGCGGTAAATTAGACAACATTCGTGAAAACTGCCCAGCTAATGGCCACCCAAATGATTTTAATCGTGAGCATTACGCTGCCGATATTCAAGCTGAACATGGTGATAAAACCAAAGAAGAGCTGGAAGAGTTACAAGTAACTTATGCTGTAGCTGGTCGAGTGATGGCTAAGCGTGGCCCGTTCTTAGTGTTACAGGATATGTCTGGCCGCATTCAAGCTTACGCTGAAAAGGCCGTACAAAAAGATATTAAAGCGCGCTGGGGCTTATTAGATATTGGCGACATTATCGGTGTTAAAGGTGTGCTACATAAATCAGGTAAAGGCGATTTGTATGTGAATATGGAAGAATATTCACTATTAACTAAGTCATTACGTCCATTACCAGAAAAATTCCACGGTTTGTCAGATCAAGAAATGAAATATCGTCAGCGTTATGTTGATTTGATCATTAACGAAAAAACTCGTGATACCTTCCAAGTGCGTTCACAAATAGTTAGCGGTATCCGTAACTTCTTAACTGAACGTGGTTTTATGGAAGTTGAAACGCCAATGCTACAAGTGATCCCTGGTGGCGCAACGGCCAAGCCATTTGAAACATTCCACAATGCATTAGACATTGATATGTTCTTGCGTATTGCACCAGAGCTTTATCTTAAGCGTTTAGTGGTTGGTGGTTTTGAAAAAGTATTCGAAATTAACCGTAACTTCCGTAATGAAGGTTTGTCTACTCGTCATAACCCAGAATTCACTATGATCGAATTCTATCAGGCATACGCTGATTACAACGACTTAATGAACCTTACCGAAGACATGTTACGTACATTGGCAGAAAATGTAATGGGTAATTCAGTTATTCGTAATACAGTTAAAAATGCTGAAGGCGAAGTGACTGAAGAGAAGTTCTACGATTTCGGCCAACCATTTGAGCGTTTATCTATGATGGATGCAGTCATTAAACATGGTCCTCACTTAGATGCAGATGTAATTAAAGATCCTGAAGGTCGTTTTGACGAGCTTAAAGCAATTGCTAAACAAGTAGGCGTTAAAGAGCCTGAAGGTAAAAACGTTTGGGGCCCTGGTAAGTACTTATGTGAGATCTTCGAAGAAGTTGCTGAGCATAAACTTGATCAACCTACTTTCATTACAGAGTACCCTTGGGAAGTATCACCACTTGCTCGTCGTAATGATGACAACTCATTCATCACAGACCGTTTCGAATTCTTCGTTGGCGGCCGTGAATTAGCAAATGGTTTCTCTGAGCTTAACGATGCTGAAGATCAAGCCGCTCGCTTTAAAAAGCAAGTTGAAGAAAAAGATGCTGGCGATGATGAAGCAATGCACTTTGATGAAGACTACATCACGGCCCTTGAGTATGGTTTACCACCAACTGCAGGTGAAGGTATCGGTATTGATCGCTTAGTTATGTTATTTACTGACTCTCCAACAATTAAAGACGTTATTTTATTCCCACATATGCGTCCTGTTGCTGAATAAATAGGTATAACCGTAAATTGAAAAAAACCACCGCAGGGTGGTTTTTTTATGCCTAATAACTAGAATGATGCGTTAGCTTTCACTATCTGCTTATTTAAACCGCTAATATGACTTAGAAAATTCGGCAGATTTCCCTTATCAAGGAGATTACGTTTCAGGTACTAACTTATAAATTCCCTGCCCATCAACAGCAACGTAAATGTAACCATCTGGACCCTGTTTAATATTCCTAACACGAGTAAGCTTATCTTTAACTATCTCTTCTTTGACAACGTTATTGCCATCCAAAGTTAACATGACCACATAACCAAACTTCAATGAGCCTATAAGTACATTCCCCTGCCATTGAGGATATTTATCACTGGTAACAAACGCCATACCTGATGGCGCTATTGATGGATCCCAGTACCACAACGGTTGTTCCATGCCTTCCTTTTTGGTTAAGTCGGTGAATGATGTACCTGAGTAATTAATACCGTAGCTAATTTCTGGCCAACCATAATTTTTACTTTTGCCGATGATATTAACTTCATCGCCGCCACGGGGTCCGTGTTCATGAGTCCAGATTTCACCTGTGACGGGATGCTTTGCCATACCTTGAGGGTTTCGGTGACCATAGGAGTAAATAGCTTTTTTAGAAAGACTATTCTTAATGAATGGGTTGTCAGCAGGAATGCGGCCATCCGCATGCAATCGATATACTTTACCTGCATCACGATTAATATCCTGTGGATTAACATCTCTTTGCCCTCTGTCACCAATTGAGAAATATAAATAGCCTTGGTTATCAAATGCTAACCGACTGCCAAAGTGAACACCTTTATCGCTATAAGCGTCAGCAATATATATATCTTCTTGCTCTGTTAACGCCATACCTTTTAATTTAGCGCGCATGATGGCGGTGCTCTTACTTCCTTTACCGTCAGCTTTGGCATAAGAAATATAAATCCAGCCATTATTGACATATTCAGGGTGTAAAACTATATCAAGCAAACCACCTTGTCCGCCTGCTTCGATATCTGGTAAGCCGGAAATTTTATCGGCTTTGAGCTTTCCTTGCTTCACTACTTTTAACTCACCACTGCGCATAGTAATTAACAAGTCGCCATTTGGTAACCAAGCCATTCCCCAAGGTATCCCAGAATCTTCGATGTATAACTGTGCATTAAACTTTTGGCTTGATTTACTCATTTGTATTTCACCCTTATCAAAAGAGTTTGTCCAAAATGGAGTAAATGCAATGCAAGCGATTAAAGGTAAAAGAGCTTTTCGTATCAGTGACATTGTATTTCTATATTTATATATTAAACCTTGATCATAATAGTCAATTCCGTCGTGATTGAAAACTAAACTCAAGTTAAATTGGTTCATCTCTTTTATACGTTTGTATTGGCAGGGGAAATAACGTAATTTAAGTAGAGCCTAAGGGCAACAAAGAGCGATAACTAGTCGTTGAATAACGGAATTTTTCCACTTATTAAAACTATGGCAAGGATGCATATGAATTATAAATTTTTAATACTCGTACTTAGTTTATTTGTTCTCATATCATGTAACTCAACTACTGCAAAAATTGATAAAAGTTGTTTAGCACAAAACTCAGAACGATTTGTAGAACCAGAGCAATCAAAATACAATCTACCTTTTGGTGTAGGTGAAAGTTATGAATTGCGCCAAGGAAATTGTACATTCCATACGCACTCTGTAGAGTACAAAAGTGAATTTGCTTTTGACTTTGTAATGGATGTTGGTACTCCTATCCATGCTGCTCGCTCAGGTCAAGTTGCCGCAATAGAAGATCGCTTTTTTGATAGTAATAATAAAGAAAGTGATTTCAATTACATTGCAATAGCTCACAAAGATGGGACATTTGCTTTTTACATTCATCTCACAAACAGTGGTGTAACTGTTGAATTAGGAGAAGTGATAAACCAAGGGGATGTAATTGGCTATAGCGGTGACACAGGGATGGAGTCAATTCCTCATTTACATTTTCATGTTATAGAAACAAATGAAGGTTGTTTTAAAAATGATGTTATCGGTTCATGCTCTACGATTCCAATATCTTTTAAAAATGCTAATCCAAATGACAAAATACTTATGCAAGGGATAATTTACACCGCAATGTAGGTTGCCTAACAAGCTATTGACGCGTTAATAACCTATCACTCATGGTACATTTGCACCGTTCAGTGAATTTATGTAATGTAATCAAAAGCTCACCGACAGGTTTGAGCGAAAAACAGCCGCTTTATGCCCTAAATTAGTTCGTTTAATGGGGATACTTTAATTTTACTTAAAGCACCACTTAAACTATATTCAATCCCATGACTATTCGAGTTCAAACGACATCCCCATTAAAGCTTTTTGCACTACTTGGCTTTATTTTTATTACTGCTTGCGGCGGAGGTAACTCTTCTAAGGAACGTTTAAAGATAGCAGATTTAGATATGGATGAGTCATTGAAGAGATGCATTGGGTATTCTCGGCATAGTGATGATGACCCTTGGGAATATGCTGATGAGATCGAAAAAATTGAATGTGATCATTTAGATGGCATTAAAGGGTTACATTATTTAACCAACCTCAAACTTGTTGCTATTGAAGACTCGGGACTTACTTCTATAGATCTAAGTGAAAATCGTCAGATTATAAATTTAGATCTTTCAAATAACCTCTTAAGAACTATAGATCTTAGTCAGCAAGAGAACTTGATGATACTTGATATATCAAATAACAAAATCTCAACATTAGACCTTACTGATAATAGTCAGCTCACCTCTCTATATTTTAGTGACAATCAAATTG of Thalassotalea fonticola contains these proteins:
- the lysS gene encoding lysine--tRNA ligase encodes the protein MTEQAKDENKLIAERRGKLDNIRENCPANGHPNDFNREHYAADIQAEHGDKTKEELEELQVTYAVAGRVMAKRGPFLVLQDMSGRIQAYAEKAVQKDIKARWGLLDIGDIIGVKGVLHKSGKGDLYVNMEEYSLLTKSLRPLPEKFHGLSDQEMKYRQRYVDLIINEKTRDTFQVRSQIVSGIRNFLTERGFMEVETPMLQVIPGGATAKPFETFHNALDIDMFLRIAPELYLKRLVVGGFEKVFEINRNFRNEGLSTRHNPEFTMIEFYQAYADYNDLMNLTEDMLRTLAENVMGNSVIRNTVKNAEGEVTEEKFYDFGQPFERLSMMDAVIKHGPHLDADVIKDPEGRFDELKAIAKQVGVKEPEGKNVWGPGKYLCEIFEEVAEHKLDQPTFITEYPWEVSPLARRNDDNSFITDRFEFFVGGRELANGFSELNDAEDQAARFKKQVEEKDAGDDEAMHFDEDYITALEYGLPPTAGEGIGIDRLVMLFTDSPTIKDVILFPHMRPVAE
- a CDS encoding PQQ-dependent sugar dehydrogenase, which gives rise to MSKSSQKFNAQLYIEDSGIPWGMAWLPNGDLLITMRSGELKVVKQGKLKADKISGLPDIEAGGQGGLLDIVLHPEYVNNGWIYISYAKADGKGSKSTAIMRAKLKGMALTEQEDIYIADAYSDKGVHFGSRLAFDNQGYLYFSIGDRGQRDVNPQDINRDAGKVYRLHADGRIPADNPFIKNSLSKKAIYSYGHRNPQGMAKHPVTGEIWTHEHGPRGGDEVNIIGKSKNYGWPEISYGINYSGTSFTDLTKKEGMEQPLWYWDPSIAPSGMAFVTSDKYPQWQGNVLIGSLKFGYVVMLTLDGNNVVKEEIVKDKLTRVRNIKQGPDGYIYVAVDGQGIYKLVPET
- a CDS encoding M23 family metallopeptidase, with amino-acid sequence MNYKFLILVLSLFVLISCNSTTAKIDKSCLAQNSERFVEPEQSKYNLPFGVGESYELRQGNCTFHTHSVEYKSEFAFDFVMDVGTPIHAARSGQVAAIEDRFFDSNNKESDFNYIAIAHKDGTFAFYIHLTNSGVTVELGEVINQGDVIGYSGDTGMESIPHLHFHVIETNEGCFKNDVIGSCSTIPISFKNANPNDKILMQGIIYTAM
- the prfB gene encoding peptide chain release factor 2 (programmed frameshift), which produces MFEVNPLHNQIKDIRERTDVLRGYLDYDQKAERLTEVNRELELPDVWNEPERAQALGKERSSLELIVKTIDDMDSGCEDVSELIELAVEEDDEETLNEATDELIGLEAQLAKLEFRRMFSGEQDANNCYLDIQSGSGGTEAQDWAQMIQRMFLRWGDAKGFKVEVLEETDGDVAGIKGCTIKFSGEYAYGWLRTETGVHRLVRKSPFDSSGKRHTSFASAFVYPEIDDDIEIDINPADLRIDTFRASGAGGQHVNKTDSAIRITHVPTNAVVSCQADRSQHKNRATAMKLLKAKLYELEIQKQNADKQTLEDGKSDIGWGSQIRSYVLDDSRIKDLRTGVESRNTQSVLDGSLDQFIEASLKFGL